The following proteins are co-located in the Prunus dulcis unplaced genomic scaffold, ALMONDv2, whole genome shotgun sequence genome:
- the LOC117612863 gene encoding F-box/kelch-repeat protein SKIP25-like gives MDQEAIPKPKHEKHNQTQTSSNETSLLSGLPNHLAQLCLAKINPSILFSVCHSWRRLIYSPSFTPFFSLYALLSPPPDHSPNSPIQFSSLDPISNTWTSLPSPPSDPPLHLLHRHPAFLSRKLPIQTLSVSGCLVLVAATTPQFTPALPRPLVFQPLSKQWSFGPPLPKPRRFCAAGTVGGKVYVASGMGTTYRGDVARSMEEWDMKGKEVSASWVKKAGLKDGRFSREAVEAIGYRGKLWMVNVKGNAIKEGAVYDVETDTWQDMPQGMLGGWNGPTATSINDDDDHHDHDAMYVVDESKGVLSKYVDENDCWEVVMDSVVLKEAEQVCAGRGRVCVVCANGNRIVVVDVVAPLPRIWVVEPPPMLEVVAVHILPRMCRLD, from the coding sequence ATGGATCAAGAAGCcataccaaaaccaaaacacgAAAAACACAATCAAACTCAAACCTCTTCCAATGAGACTTCGCTGTTGTCAGGCTTACCAAACCACCTTGCACAGCTCTGCCTTGCAAAAATCAACCCTTCCATTCTCTTCTCTGTTTGCCACTCATGGAGGCGCCTAATCTACTCTCCTTCCTTCActccttttttctctctctacgctcttctctctcctccaccTGATCACAGCCCCAATTCCCCCATTCAGTTCTCCTCACTAGACCCAATATCAAACACGTGGACATCTCTCCCTTCTCCTCCCTCCGACCCTCCtctccacctcctccaccGCCACCCGGCCTTCCTCTCTCGAAAACTCCCCATCCAGACGTTGTCCGTCTCCGGCTGCCTTGTCCTCGTCGCCGCCACCACCCCCCAATTCACACCCGCGCTGCCTCGTCCTCTTGTGTTCCAACCACTGTCCAAGCAGTGGTCCTTCGGCCCCCCGCTGCCCAAGCCGCGCCGTTTTTGTGCTGCCGGAACTGTGGGGGGCAAAGTGTATGTGGCGAGTGGGATGGGGACAACTTACAGAGGGGACGTTGCGAGGTCGATGGAAGAGTGGGACATGAAGGGGAAGGAGGTTTCTGCATCATGGGTTAAGAAGGCAGGGCTTAAAGATGGGAGGTTTAGCAGGGAGGCTGTGGAGGCAATTGGGTATAGAGGGAAGCTTTGGATGGTGAATGTGAAGGGCAATGCTATCAAGGAAGGGGCTGTTTATGATGTCGAAACGGACACGTGGCAAGACATGCCTCAAGGCATGCTTGGTGGATGGAATGGACCAACTGCTACATCCAtcaatgatgatgatgatcatcaTGACCATGATGCGATGTATGTGGTGGATGAGAGTAAAGGAGTGTTGAGCAAATATGTTGATGAAAATGATTGTTGGGAAGTGGTGATGGACTCGGTAGTGTTGAAGGAGGCTGAGCAAGTTTGTGCCGGGAGGGGGAGAGTTTGTGTGGTTTGTGCTAACGGGAATAGGATTGTGGTGGTGGATGTCGTGGCGCCGCTGCCAAGGATTTGGGTGGTGGAGCCGCCGCCGATGTTGGAAGTTGTGGCGGTACACATATTACCTAGGATGTGTAGGCTggattaa